A single region of the Lycium barbarum isolate Lr01 chromosome 2, ASM1917538v2, whole genome shotgun sequence genome encodes:
- the LOC132628453 gene encoding uncharacterized protein LOC132628453 yields MSNLSKLEFVSLDITGKNYLSWVLDPEIHLDAKGLRDTIKQGNKSSSQDKAKAMIFLRHHLHELLKTEYLTGKDPLELWNNLKNRYEHLKLTVLPKARYDWMHLQLQDFKTVTDYNSAIHQVSFVLKLCGETITDEHLLEKTFTTFHASNVLLQQQYREKGFKKYADLISCLLVAEQNNTLLMKNHESRPTGPASFPEVNAAAGYDKPERRQNNYRGRGRERGRHNYRQHGETKQETNKGSQNNPSRGKVNMCHRCGMKGYWARICRTPDHFVKLYQASLKGRENNVEEYLTFHNNDDEAAPSNKHDDIEANLA; encoded by the coding sequence ATGTCAAATTTATCAAAGCTTGAATTTGTGTCACTTGATATCACCGGAAAAAATTATTTATCATGGGTCCTTGATCCTGAAATTCACCTTGACGCTAAAGGTCTTAGGGATACTATTAAGCAGGGAAATAAATCATCAAGTCAAGATAAAGCCAAGGCTATGATTTTCCTTCGTCATCATCTCCATGAATTATTAAAAACTGAATATTTAACTGGGAAAGatccacttgaattgtggaataATTTGAAGAATCGATATGAACACCTAAAGCTGACGGTATTACCGAAAGCTAGATATGACTGGATGCATCTCCAGCTCCAAGATTTTAAAACTGTAACTGATTATAATTCTGCTATCCATCAAGTAAGTTTTGTATTAAAATTGTGTGGAGAAACTATCACTGATGAACACTTATTAGAGAAAACTTTTACCACTTTTCATGCTTCAAATGTGTTGCTACAACAGCAATACCGTGAAAAGGGGTTCAAAAAGTATGCTGATTTAATTTCATGCTTACTTGTGGCTGAGCAGAATAATActctattaatgaaaaatcatgaatccCGTCCCACTGGGCCTGcttcattccctgaagtgaatgcaGCAGCAGGTTATGATAAGCCTGAAAGAAGGCAAAATAATTACCGTGGTCGTGGACGTGAAAGGGGACGTCATAATTATCGTCAGCATGGTGAGACTAAACAAGAGACCAATAAGGGTTCTCAAAATAATCCTTCAAGAGGTAAAGTTAATATGTGCCACCGATGTGGTATGAAAGGTTATTGGGCACGTATTTGTCGTACGCCCGATCATTTTGTCAAGCTTTATCAGGCCTCTCTCAAAGGGAGAGAAAATAACGTTGAGGAATACTTGACCtttcataataatgatgatgaagcAGCTCCCTCAAACAAACATGATGATATTGAGGCAAATCTTGCTTAA